The Vibrio tasmaniensis genomic sequence AAGTTACAAGAGTGGCACTCAATGCTGTCCATTCTTGTGACGGTAGCGGAAGAAGAAACGATCGCTAAGCAGATTTCATCAGCAGAAGGTGTTCACACACAGCAATCTGAAGAACTGGTCAATCTCATCATTCACGTATGCCAAGGACTCGTTGATGACCACGTCATTAATCTCATTAAAGTCTTGGCTGAGAATGGCCGTCTTGCCGTGATCAGAGACTTGTTTAACTTGTTCAGCGACCTAAAGGACGAACATGAACGTGTAATCCCTGTCACTGTCACCAGTTCAGAATTGCTTACACAAGATCAAGTTACATCACTCACTGCTGCACTTGAGAAGAAATTAGAGCGTCAGGTTGAA encodes the following:
- a CDS encoding F0F1 ATP synthase subunit delta — protein: MSDYTNIAHPYAKASFDFALGENKLQEWHSMLSILVTVAEEETIAKQISSAEGVHTQQSEELVNLIIHVCQGLVDDHVINLIKVLAENGRLAVIRDLFNLFSDLKDEHERVIPVTVTSSELLTQDQVTSLTAALEKKLERQVEMEQVIDDSLVGGIVIKAGETVIDGSLNTSINRLAHQLHAR